One Leptolyngbya sp. 'hensonii' DNA window includes the following coding sequences:
- a CDS encoding RNA chaperone Hfq, whose product MSLELETGLPSVRLIQNLIREGKEVEIQLVTGNKISGKIRWQDPYCLCLSDTAEQTTLIWRQSIACIQLKS is encoded by the coding sequence ATGTCCCTAGAGCTAGAAACCGGATTACCTAGTGTACGCCTCATTCAAAACCTGATTCGAGAAGGTAAGGAGGTTGAAATCCAACTCGTAACCGGCAATAAAATATCTGGCAAAATTCGCTGGCAAGATCCCTACTGCCTCTGTCTGAGTGACACAGCAGAGCAAACGACTCTAATCTGGCGGCAGAGTATTGCTTGCATTCAACTAAAATCCTGA
- a CDS encoding C39 family peptidase: MTDSASSIPNSASTLLPLTYLGPREVLINQPIILKGNFDPAQIAQISLVAEDKFALTVVINTQTKTWQVNLPQGFKTGGQRWLRLKGTNRSGKVVSNQVIYLTVSTDPMTVGEALTLKVLQDTLFKVVPADSSTLQADQKVTVEAGKTFTVTKYGFVDGHLKLLLSPPIAPIGEFGFFYEPHVQLSKGPKVLRFDIEDVADIPLIGQVLVTQTTLLKTQPIDSSQLPDSQKTPLIQGLVLQIIGFASISGHFRLILQEEIPGFGKTGYVYWQHVQIKKDGRIVGFTPNAINLTILQTTLLKKRPVQSNTLSDREKVMLPKGGIYGVVGYSVTGDHIKLALNENLPDFGNTGYLYINHIRMKRGSQIFNPAPKSVELNVPYFSQRDNPRLSWATCNVTAIGMVMYFYGVRSQQGGQLEDELLQWCFDRYGQGSQTDNMVLSQLIKAYGFNTSFSTTRRWSQVRDELVNGRPVVLGGLFTHGGHIVTLVGYTPLGYLVNDPWGDALSGYTNMEGRKLLYPYSYVDQKAGPDGGVWAHFISRPQ; this comes from the coding sequence ATGACCGACTCTGCTTCTTCCATTCCCAACAGTGCATCTACCCTATTGCCCCTGACTTACCTCGGCCCCAGAGAGGTCCTGATTAACCAACCCATAATCCTGAAGGGTAATTTTGACCCTGCCCAGATAGCCCAGATTTCTCTGGTGGCCGAAGATAAGTTTGCTCTGACTGTGGTGATCAATACCCAGACTAAAACCTGGCAGGTGAACCTACCCCAGGGATTTAAGACTGGAGGGCAGCGCTGGCTCCGGCTCAAAGGAACGAATCGAAGTGGCAAAGTAGTTTCTAATCAGGTGATCTATCTCACAGTCAGTACTGACCCAATGACGGTTGGAGAAGCGCTGACTCTGAAAGTGTTGCAAGATACCCTGTTTAAAGTCGTTCCGGCTGATTCATCTACCCTCCAGGCGGACCAAAAAGTGACTGTGGAAGCCGGGAAAACCTTTACTGTGACCAAGTATGGGTTTGTGGATGGCCACTTGAAATTGCTACTTTCCCCCCCGATCGCCCCGATCGGGGAATTTGGTTTTTTCTATGAACCCCATGTTCAGTTAAGTAAAGGCCCTAAGGTACTTCGGTTTGATATCGAGGACGTTGCGGATATCCCGTTAATCGGTCAGGTTCTGGTCACCCAAACGACATTGTTGAAAACCCAGCCGATAGATTCCTCCCAGTTGCCCGACAGCCAGAAGACTCCCTTGATTCAGGGCTTGGTGCTGCAGATCATAGGGTTCGCCTCTATTTCAGGTCATTTCCGCTTAATTCTGCAGGAGGAAATTCCTGGTTTTGGTAAAACTGGCTATGTCTACTGGCAACATGTTCAGATTAAGAAGGATGGCCGGATTGTGGGCTTTACCCCCAATGCCATCAATCTGACGATTTTGCAGACCACCCTGCTGAAAAAACGTCCTGTTCAGTCGAATACCCTGTCCGATCGGGAAAAGGTGATGTTGCCCAAGGGTGGGATCTACGGGGTTGTGGGGTATTCCGTTACAGGAGATCACATCAAACTGGCCCTGAATGAAAACCTGCCTGACTTTGGCAATACAGGTTACCTGTATATCAACCATATTCGGATGAAGCGAGGCAGTCAGATCTTTAATCCAGCCCCAAAATCGGTGGAGTTGAATGTCCCCTACTTTTCTCAGCGGGACAACCCCCGCCTCTCCTGGGCAACCTGTAATGTGACGGCCATTGGCATGGTCATGTACTTTTACGGCGTGCGGTCTCAGCAGGGCGGCCAGTTGGAGGACGAACTGTTGCAGTGGTGTTTCGATCGCTATGGCCAGGGGAGTCAGACCGATAATATGGTGCTGTCCCAGTTGATTAAAGCCTATGGGTTTAATACCAGCTTCAGTACGACCCGCCGCTGGTCCCAGGTTCGAGATGAACTGGTAAACGGACGCCCTGTGGTACTGGGAGGGCTGTTTACCCATGGTGGTCACATTGTGACCCTGGTGGGCTATACGCCCCTGGGCTATCTGGTGAATGATCCCTGGGGGGATGCCCTCTCCGGATACACCAACATGGAGGGCCGCAAGTTACTCTATCCCTACAGTTATGTGGATCAGAAAGCGGGGCCAGATGGTGGTGTGTGGGCCCATTTCATCTCCCGTCCCCAGTAG
- a CDS encoding YciI family protein, protein MPMPWFVKIEEGIVEKATFDQHVPAHKAFVQTLIEQGHEARTGYWARRGGGMLLFKASSLEEAEAIVARDPLIQHGCVKYQLHEWRIVVE, encoded by the coding sequence ATGCCTATGCCCTGGTTTGTCAAAATCGAAGAAGGAATTGTGGAAAAAGCTACCTTTGATCAGCATGTCCCAGCTCATAAGGCTTTTGTGCAGACGCTAATTGAACAGGGCCATGAAGCCCGAACCGGATATTGGGCCAGACGAGGGGGAGGGATGCTGTTGTTCAAGGCAAGTTCTCTGGAAGAGGCGGAGGCGATCGTGGCTCGGGATCCGCTGATCCAGCATGGTTGCGTCAAGTACCAGCTTCACGAATGGCGGATTGTGGTTGAATGA
- the dapF gene encoding diaminopimelate epimerase → MGIEFTKYHGLGNDFILIDNRHQPVPCLTPEQAVALCDRHFGIGADGVIFALPGQDGTDYTMRIFNSDGSEPEMCGNGIRCLARFLSDLETRDGQTSPSQSYRIHTLAGVIAPKLEADRQVTVDMGQPRLLAGEIPTTLGVADRSVVNQPLEVAGQTWAVTCVSMGNPHCITFVEDVAVIPLAEIGPQFEHHPGFPRRTNTEFIQVVRADYLKMRVWERGAGITLACGTGACAALVAGVMTGRCDRRATVELPGGLLLIEWSAADDRVYMTGPAEQVFVGQIG, encoded by the coding sequence ATGGGCATCGAATTTACGAAGTATCACGGTCTAGGGAATGATTTCATTCTGATAGACAATCGTCATCAACCAGTCCCCTGCCTCACGCCAGAGCAAGCGGTAGCCCTGTGCGATCGCCATTTTGGGATCGGTGCCGATGGGGTCATCTTTGCCTTGCCTGGTCAGGATGGGACTGATTACACCATGCGTATTTTTAATTCAGATGGCTCTGAACCGGAGATGTGTGGCAATGGAATTCGCTGTCTGGCCCGATTCTTGTCGGATCTGGAAACCCGGGACGGGCAGACTTCTCCTTCCCAGTCCTATCGGATTCATACCCTGGCCGGAGTGATTGCCCCCAAACTGGAAGCGGATCGTCAGGTGACTGTGGATATGGGGCAGCCCCGTTTGTTGGCGGGTGAAATTCCGACTACGCTGGGAGTGGCCGATCGATCCGTGGTGAATCAGCCCCTGGAAGTAGCTGGGCAGACCTGGGCCGTTACCTGTGTCAGTATGGGCAATCCACATTGCATTACTTTCGTGGAGGATGTGGCTGTGATCCCGCTGGCAGAGATCGGACCTCAGTTTGAACATCACCCTGGGTTTCCCCGACGGACCAATACGGAGTTTATCCAGGTGGTGCGAGCGGATTATCTGAAGATGCGAGTCTGGGAACGGGGAGCTGGCATCACCCTGGCCTGTGGTACTGGAGCCTGTGCTGCCCTGGTCGCGGGGGTGATGACGGGCCGTTGCGATCGACGGGCAACGGTGGAGTTGCCGGGGGGGCTCCTGTTGATCGAGTGGTCTGCCGCAGACGATCGGGTGTATATGACTGGTCCAGCAGAACAGGTCTTTGTAGGGCAGATCGGATAG
- a CDS encoding aspartyl/asparaginyl beta-hydroxylase domain-containing protein: MFYNSADFAFVTTLESNWEAIRSELNQLRQGDFIPWPEKYLYGKGWDTFGLYAFGVKISKNCNLCPETTRLVEAIPDLVTAGFSSLAAGTHIEPHTGYPDGLLRCHLGLIVPQGCGIRVGEEIRTWTEGQCMVFDDTAEHEAWNQSGSTRVVLLLDFKAPSGLLPEPSEVEKLEAQGNGGLRSILKLFPKKASP, encoded by the coding sequence GTGTTTTACAATTCTGCTGACTTTGCCTTTGTCACAACCCTGGAATCTAACTGGGAAGCCATTCGGAGCGAACTTAACCAACTTCGCCAGGGAGATTTCATTCCCTGGCCAGAGAAGTATCTCTATGGTAAAGGCTGGGATACCTTCGGGCTCTACGCTTTCGGTGTAAAAATTAGCAAAAACTGTAACCTCTGCCCGGAAACGACCCGTCTGGTGGAAGCAATTCCCGACTTGGTCACTGCCGGATTTTCATCCCTTGCTGCCGGAACCCATATTGAGCCCCACACTGGCTATCCGGATGGCTTACTCCGCTGTCATCTGGGCTTGATTGTCCCTCAGGGCTGTGGCATCCGGGTCGGAGAGGAGATCAGAACCTGGACTGAAGGTCAATGCATGGTCTTCGATGACACAGCCGAACATGAAGCCTGGAATCAGAGTGGCAGCACCCGCGTGGTCCTCCTCCTAGACTTCAAAGCCCCTTCAGGTCTACTTCCTGAGCCTTCAGAGGTGGAAAAACTGGAGGCTCAGGGAAATGGGGGGTTGCGATCGATCCTGAAGTTATTCCCCAAGAAGGCATCCCCCTGA
- a CDS encoding CHRD domain-containing protein, producing the protein MNRTRRLFNFVLGSLTCLLLISFSIPSLGKTLTSIGLRNNPDIFSASELTQIASAQTLINQHLDSNWQAAESVLVAQGMMESSTMKRYRVMLTRDKVVGSAPMTSAFGTAGAVLVGNRLVLRGDFSGLSSALRDYGTDPVSPPNPNITSAVHIHRGATTENGPFQYALKVMLNQGGLSGRFAGEYTLSDEQLQALEGGKLYMDIHTKQNRAGELRGLLQAV; encoded by the coding sequence ATGAACCGAACCAGACGACTCTTCAATTTTGTGTTGGGCAGCCTAACCTGCCTGTTACTGATCAGCTTCTCAATTCCTTCTCTGGGTAAAACCCTGACTTCGATCGGGCTCCGAAATAACCCCGACATTTTTAGTGCCTCTGAACTGACCCAGATTGCCTCGGCTCAAACGCTGATTAACCAGCATCTGGACTCAAACTGGCAAGCTGCCGAGTCTGTTTTAGTGGCTCAGGGAATGATGGAGAGCTCCACAATGAAACGCTACCGGGTCATGCTGACTCGGGATAAGGTGGTGGGTAGTGCCCCCATGACTTCTGCCTTTGGAACCGCAGGGGCTGTACTGGTGGGCAACCGCTTGGTTCTTCGGGGAGATTTTAGTGGCCTATCCAGTGCATTGCGAGACTATGGCACAGACCCGGTCAGCCCACCTAACCCCAATATTACGTCTGCGGTCCATATTCATCGGGGAGCCACGACTGAAAACGGGCCTTTCCAGTATGCCCTGAAGGTGATGCTGAATCAGGGAGGACTATCTGGCCGTTTTGCAGGTGAGTATACCTTGAGCGATGAACAGTTGCAGGCCCTGGAGGGAGGCAAACTATACATGGATATTCACACGAAACAAAATCGGGCCGGGGAACTGCGAGGTCTGCTCCAAGCGGTTTAG